In one Marinitoga hydrogenitolerans DSM 16785 genomic region, the following are encoded:
- a CDS encoding ornithine carbamoyltransferase: MSAFFKTEKSRHFITTQDFTNEEIEMMLDLARDLKIKMASNIPTPYLLYKTLFLIFFDQSTRTRNSMEAGIAQLGGHANFLNPSMMQLSHGETPEDTARVLARMGHGIAVRACEFGKGNKYLRGMASVSQVPVMNLQDDIYHPFQVLADAMTMQERFGKNLKGLKVGISWAYAESHLKPLSVPQSQILLFTRLGMDVTLAYPEKFDLMPDIVKQAQENAEKYGGKLNITHKMEDAFVDAHVVIPKNWGGFFVSDDPEEIMAETRKHKDWICDEEKMKLTRKDSIYMHALPADRGREVVDSVIDGPHSVIFDEAENRIHTAKAVMTLLMGGR; encoded by the coding sequence ATGTCAGCATTTTTTAAAACAGAAAAAAGTAGACATTTCATAACAACACAGGATTTTACAAATGAAGAAATAGAAATGATGTTAGATTTAGCAAGAGATTTAAAAATTAAGATGGCATCCAATATACCAACACCATATTTGTTGTATAAAACACTATTTTTGATTTTCTTTGATCAATCAACAAGAACAAGAAATTCAATGGAAGCAGGAATAGCTCAATTAGGAGGACATGCCAACTTTTTAAACCCAAGCATGATGCAATTATCCCATGGCGAAACTCCAGAAGATACAGCAAGAGTTTTGGCAAGAATGGGCCATGGAATTGCTGTTAGGGCATGTGAATTTGGAAAGGGAAATAAATACTTAAGAGGCATGGCATCAGTTTCTCAAGTTCCAGTTATGAATTTGCAAGACGATATTTATCATCCATTTCAGGTATTGGCAGATGCAATGACAATGCAAGAAAGATTTGGGAAAAATTTAAAAGGATTAAAGGTAGGTATTAGCTGGGCATATGCAGAAAGTCATTTAAAACCATTATCAGTTCCACAATCACAAATATTATTATTTACAAGACTAGGTATGGATGTTACATTGGCATATCCTGAAAAATTTGATTTAATGCCAGATATAGTAAAACAGGCACAGGAAAATGCAGAAAAATATGGCGGAAAACTGAACATTACACATAAAATGGAAGATGCATTTGTTGATGCGCATGTGGTTATCCCTAAAAACTGGGGCGGATTCTTTGTTTCAGACGATCCTGAAGAAATAATGGCAGAAACACGAAAACATAAAGATTGGATTTGTGATGAGGAAAAAATGAAATTGACAAGAAAAGATTCTATTTATATGCATGCATTGCCAGCGGATAGAGGAAGAGAGGTTGTTGATTCAGTTATTGATGGCCCTCATTCAGTTATATTTGATGAGGCAGAAAACAGAATACATACTGCAAAGGCTGTAATGACATTGTTAATGGGTGGAAGATAA
- a CDS encoding dihydroorotase codes for MFDLGILNGKIYISGKFIEGNIYIKNGKIYDISKSMLEAKKYYDISGKYLLPGFIDSHVHFHLDLGNFISVDDFSSGSISAAYGGITTYIDFLAPVRTADELERAFYERLSDAKKSVGDYAFHATIANPTDEPEKIISTAKKLGLSSIKLFTTYSSSNRRTYDDYISKLLELSRNYGIVILIHSENDEIIRKYENNKIKIADHSKYRPTISELSEVIKLAEMSEYYNAQLYIVHLTSGKTLEELKKKFNHILGKNLVIESCPHYFYFTEDIYNTENGYLYTMTPPLRSEEEQNLLIDNIEYINTIGTDHCSFYKKEKAGEYINGLPMGIGGVEFSFVLMYTKFGERIIDKFTRNVARYYGLNKKGEILPSYDADLVVFDPDEKWEIKNHHSKSDYIPYENFEVKGKIISTISKGKFIIKDGILNQRVKGSYIKRREIVW; via the coding sequence ATGTTTGACTTAGGTATTTTAAACGGTAAGATTTATATAAGCGGTAAGTTTATTGAGGGAAATATATATATAAAAAATGGAAAAATATATGACATTTCAAAATCTATGTTAGAAGCAAAAAAATATTATGATATTTCCGGGAAGTATTTACTTCCCGGTTTTATAGATTCACATGTTCATTTTCATCTTGATCTAGGGAATTTTATTTCAGTAGATGATTTCAGTTCTGGATCAATCTCTGCAGCATACGGAGGAATAACGACATATATAGATTTTTTAGCGCCAGTAAGAACTGCGGATGAATTGGAAAGAGCTTTTTATGAAAGATTGAGTGATGCAAAAAAAAGCGTCGGGGATTATGCTTTTCATGCAACTATAGCAAATCCTACAGATGAGCCCGAAAAAATAATAAGTACTGCAAAAAAATTAGGACTGTCGAGCATTAAACTGTTCACCACATATTCGTCTTCAAATAGAAGGACATATGATGATTATATTTCAAAGTTATTAGAATTGTCCAGAAACTATGGAATAGTTATTTTGATACATTCTGAAAACGATGAAATTATAAGAAAATATGAAAATAATAAAATAAAAATTGCAGATCATTCAAAATACAGACCAACAATTTCTGAATTGTCTGAAGTAATAAAATTAGCAGAAATGTCAGAATATTATAATGCTCAATTATATATAGTTCATTTAACAAGTGGAAAAACATTAGAAGAATTAAAGAAAAAATTTAATCATATTTTAGGAAAAAATTTGGTTATTGAAAGTTGTCCTCATTATTTTTATTTCACTGAAGATATATATAATACAGAAAATGGGTATTTATATACAATGACACCGCCTTTGAGAAGTGAAGAAGAACAAAATTTATTAATTGACAATATAGAATATATAAATACAATAGGAACAGATCATTGTTCGTTTTACAAAAAAGAGAAAGCAGGAGAATATATAAATGGTCTTCCAATGGGTATTGGTGGTGTCGAGTTTTCATTTGTTTTAATGTATACAAAATTTGGTGAAAGAATAATTGACAAATTTACAAGGAATGTTGCCAGATATTATGGTCTGAATAAAAAAGGTGAAATATTACCTTCATATGATGCAGATTTGGTTGTATTTGATCCGGATGAAAAATGGGAAATAAAAAATCACCATTCCAAATCTGATTATATTCCATATGAAAATTTTGAGGTGAAAGGAAAAATTATTTCAACAATATCAAAAGGAAAATTTATTATAAAAGATGGAATTTTAAATCAAAGAGTTAAAGGTTCGTATATAAAAAGGAGAGAAATTGTATGGTAA